A region from the Haliaeetus albicilla chromosome 16, bHalAlb1.1, whole genome shotgun sequence genome encodes:
- the MRPL23 gene encoding large ribosomal subunit protein uL23m isoform X1 produces the protein MATGAKKAVYPLFQLGGPQLRIFRPNFFMLAVRPGVPQPEDTVQFRVSMEMTKVDIKNYLEKIYNVPVAAVRTRIQYGANNKRNHKNQRVKKPDYKVAYVQLEESLLWWANSPSWIVCSRFLSARDQGQGQTFQFPNLFPEKEQDTETRSFDDFKNKYMEREKQRQKGDPRRGGVPDWFGL, from the exons ATGGCGACGGGCGCCAAGAAGGCCGT GTACCCGCTGTTCCAGCTGGGCGGCCCGCAGCTGCGGATCTTCCGGCCTAACTTCTTCATGCTGGCGGTGCGGCCCGGCGTGCCGCAGCCCGAGGACACCGTCCAGTTCCGCGTCTCCATGGA AATGACAAAAGTGGATATCAAAAATTACCTTGAAAAAATATACAATGTGCCAGTAGCTGCTGTGAGGACCAGGATACAGTATG GTGCAAACAACAAGAGGAATCACAAGAATCAGAGAGTGAAGAAGCCAGATTACAAGGTCGCCTATGTACAGCTG GAGGAGTCTCTGCTTTGGTGGGCAAATTCTCCCTCCTGGATTGTCTGTTCTAGGTTTTTGTCTGCGAGAGATCAG gGCCAAGGACAAACCTTTCAGTTTCCCAACCTATTTccagagaaagaacaagacACAGAAACTCGCTCTTTTGATGACTTCAAGAATAAATAtatggagagagagaagcagaggcagaaaggTGACCCCAGACGAGGTGGAGTCCCTGATTGGTTTGGACTTTGA
- the MRPL23 gene encoding large ribosomal subunit protein uL23m isoform X3, with translation MATGAKKAVYPLFQLGGPQLRIFRPNFFMLAVRPGVPQPEDTVQFRVSMEMTKVDIKNYLEKIYNVPVAAVRTRIQYGANNKRNHKNQRVKKPDYKVAYVQLEESLLWWANSPSWIVCSRFLSARDQDQGTTF, from the exons ATGGCGACGGGCGCCAAGAAGGCCGT GTACCCGCTGTTCCAGCTGGGCGGCCCGCAGCTGCGGATCTTCCGGCCTAACTTCTTCATGCTGGCGGTGCGGCCCGGCGTGCCGCAGCCCGAGGACACCGTCCAGTTCCGCGTCTCCATGGA AATGACAAAAGTGGATATCAAAAATTACCTTGAAAAAATATACAATGTGCCAGTAGCTGCTGTGAGGACCAGGATACAGTATG GTGCAAACAACAAGAGGAATCACAAGAATCAGAGAGTGAAGAAGCCAGATTACAAGGTCGCCTATGTACAGCTG GAGGAGTCTCTGCTTTGGTGGGCAAATTCTCCCTCCTGGATTGTCTGTTCTAGGTTTTTGTCTGCGAGAGATCAG GATCAGGGGACCACTTTTTGA
- the MRPL23 gene encoding large ribosomal subunit protein uL23m isoform X2, producing MATGAKKAVYPLFQLGGPQLRIFRPNFFMLAVRPGVPQPEDTVQFRVSMEMTKVDIKNYLEKIYNVPVAAVRTRIQYGANNKRNHKNQRVKKPDYKVAYVQLGQGQTFQFPNLFPEKEQDTETRSFDDFKNKYMEREKQRQKGDPRRGGVPDWFGL from the exons ATGGCGACGGGCGCCAAGAAGGCCGT GTACCCGCTGTTCCAGCTGGGCGGCCCGCAGCTGCGGATCTTCCGGCCTAACTTCTTCATGCTGGCGGTGCGGCCCGGCGTGCCGCAGCCCGAGGACACCGTCCAGTTCCGCGTCTCCATGGA AATGACAAAAGTGGATATCAAAAATTACCTTGAAAAAATATACAATGTGCCAGTAGCTGCTGTGAGGACCAGGATACAGTATG GTGCAAACAACAAGAGGAATCACAAGAATCAGAGAGTGAAGAAGCCAGATTACAAGGTCGCCTATGTACAGCTG gGCCAAGGACAAACCTTTCAGTTTCCCAACCTATTTccagagaaagaacaagacACAGAAACTCGCTCTTTTGATGACTTCAAGAATAAATAtatggagagagagaagcagaggcagaaaggTGACCCCAGACGAGGTGGAGTCCCTGATTGGTTTGGACTTTGA